In one Rutidosis leptorrhynchoides isolate AG116_Rl617_1_P2 chromosome 8, CSIRO_AGI_Rlap_v1, whole genome shotgun sequence genomic region, the following are encoded:
- the LOC139862945 gene encoding pentatricopeptide repeat-containing protein CRR2, chloroplastic-like — translation MIRVGKPVDRQTLPAVLKSCSRVPDLRFGCCVHVRIISNGFDTDVASLNSLVTMYSKCGELVSARKVFDEMPDRNVVTWSTMMSGYALYGRCEQVFELFERMVVDGVEPDGLTFTAVLTACSHRGLVDKGKEYFEMMKYKFGLRPSLEHCTCMVDMLGRVGRVEEAEKMMEAMDVVPDDALWGSLLAACKTYGKVEVAERLAQKIYSRRLPTR, via the coding sequence ATGATCCGTGTTGGTAAACCCGTAGATCGCCAAACATTACCTGCCGTGTTGAAGTCGTGCAGTCGTGTTCCGGATTTACGGTTTGGATGTTGCGTTCATGTTCGGATTATTTCGAATGGGTTTGATACGGATGTTGCTAGTTTGAATTCTTTGGTGACGATGTACAGTAAATGTGGTGAGTTGGTGAGCGCACGgaaggtgttcgatgaaatgcctgACAGAAATGTGGTTACTTGGTCGACTATGATGAGTGGGTACGCGTTGTATGGGAGATGTGAACAGGTGTTTGAGTTGTTTGAGAGAATGGTAGTTGATGGTGTGGAGCCTGATGGATTGACGTTTACAGCGGTTTTAACAGCGTGTAGTCATCGGGGTTTGGTGGATAAAGGGAAAGAGTATTTTGAGATGATGAAATATAAGTTTGGGTTGAGACCGAGCCTGGAACATTGTACGTGTATGGTTGATATGTTGGGGCGAGTTGGGCGGGTTGAGGAAGCAGAGAAGATGATGGAAGCGATGGATGTTGTCCCGGATGATGCTTTATGGGGTTCGTTATTGGCTGCGTGTAAAACTTATGGAAAGGTTGAAGTAGCTGAGAGGTTGGCTCAAAAGATATATTCAAGAAGGTTGCCTACAAGATAG